The Palleronia sp. THAF1 genome contains the following window.
AAACCCGGAACCTCGGTGAATACTCTGGCAAAGTCAGAGAGCGACCGGGTTGACCGCCATGCGCGCAATCCCTCCAGCCTTGTTCGATCGTGGGCCAGCCAGCCCAAGGGTCTAGGTGCGTCAGGGCGCCACGGACGTGCTGGCGTCCAACCGCATGGTGGCCATTTCCGTCAGCAGGTATTGAGGAAGAAGTGGACTTGCCCGGCGTTTGCGGAGATCGTTAAGCGCACTTCCGTGGCCTTTCGCTCGAAAGCGATGGGACGGCCTGCTTAGATCGCTTTGGGCAAACCGAACGCCGCGCAATTCGGCAGTCTATCGGCTCAGCAAGAGGATCAGGAAGGTGTCGAAGGCGATCCCAAAGCCTGGAACCAATCTGACGTATTCCCACCGAAACCAAGATAATCCCGCTCATTCAGCTTGAGTCCGGTTTAATTCCAACGGGTACAATGCTTGACGATTGCAGCTATCGGTCGAACTGTCCGGTCATGTCTTTGACCGCCCGCATCACCGCCACGCCCCATTCCATCGACGCCGATCGCGCCGATGAAGCCCTGTCGGCCTTGGGCGACCTACCCGATGCCGCGCGCGATCTGATCCGCGGTGTGGCGGGCTGCTCTCCTTACCTGAAACACCTGTTGGAAATGCAGGCCGATTGGTTGCGCCCGGCGCTGGAGACATCGCCGGAAGACACATTGGACGCCATTCTGACCGAAGCGCAACAAGCCCCGGACGCCGATCTGTCCACCGCATTGCGGCAGGCCAAGGCGCGCACCGCGCTTCTGGCGGCCCTATGCGACTGTGGCGGCGTCTGGGCGTTGGAAGACGTGACCAGCGCACTGACCCGGCTGGCCGATGTCGCCGCCGACCGCGCGTGGCGGCGCGAGATCGCGGTAGAGGTAACGCGAAAACGCCTGCCAGAAACGACCCGCGATGCGGGCGGATTCGTGGCTTTGGCGATGGGCAAGATGGGCGCGTTCGAGCTGAATTACTCGTCCGACGTCGATCTGATCTGCCTGTTCGACGAGACCGCATACTCCCCCGATGACGTAGGCACCGCGCGTGCGGCACTGGTGAAGGCCAGCCAGCGCGCCTGCCAGCTTCTGTCCCAGACCGATGCGCACGGCTACGTCTTCCGCACGGACCTGCGGTTGCGCCCCGATCCGTCGGTCACGCCTGTGTGCCTTGGGATGGTGGCCGCCGAACGCTACTACGAGTCGCTGGGCCGCACGTGGGAACGCGCCGCGCATATCAAGGCGCGGCCCTGCGCGGGCGATCTAGAGGCGGGGGATGCCTACCTAGACCGTCTGCGCCCCTTCGTCTGGCGGCGGCATCTGGACTATGCCGCAATCCAGGACGCCCATGACATGCGGCTGCGCATCCGCGATCACAAGGGGCTGGGCGGGCCGATCCGACTGCAAGGCCACGACATGAAGCTGGGGCGTGGCGGCATCCGCGAAATCGAGTTCTTCACCCAGACCCGCCAAATCATCGCGGGCGGGCGAGACCTGTCGTTGCGCGTGCGCGGCACGGTCGAGGGGCTGTCCAAGCTGACCGATGCGGGCTGGATCGAACGCAATGTGACCCAAGCCCTGACCGACGCTTACCGCGCGCACCGGCAGGTCGAGCATCGCATCCAGATGGTCGATGACCGCCAGACCCACACTCTGCCCGATGACGATGAAGGCATGGCGCGGATTGCTGCGTTTCTCGGCCGCGACCTTACCGATTTCCAGCGCGAGACGAAGGCGCGGCTGGAAGAGGTCTCTGCCCTGACCGAAGATTTCTTTGCCCCCTCGGCCCCGCCGATGCGCACTGGTCCAGACCTGACGCCGGACCAGAAGCGCATCGTGGAAGGCTGGCGCGGCGTGCCGGCCCTGCGGTCGGAACGTGCGCTCGATATTTTCGACCGTATCAAGCCCGCCCTTTTGGAACGGCTGCTGAAAGGCGCGCGCCCCGATCAGGCGCTGCTGCATTTCGATGGCTTCCTGCGGGGTCTGCCTGCCGGTGTGCAGCTTTTCTCGCTGTTCGAGGCAAAGCCCGAACTGCTCGCACTGATCGCCGACATGGCGGGCACCACGCAGGAAATGGCCAGCTACCTGTCGCGCAACGCCGCCGTTCTGGATGCCGTCATCGGCGGCAGCTTTTTCGCGCCATGGCCGGGAGCAGAAGCGCTGGAAACGGAGTTGACCGCCCGCATGGCGCGCGATGCCGACTATGAGCGACAGCTTGATACGGCCCGTCGCTGGGCGCGCGACCATCATTTCCGCATCGGCGTTCACCACCTGCGCGGCCTGATCGACGGCGCGGCCGCGGGCGCGCAATACACCGATCTGGCCGATGCCGCTCTGCGCGCGCTTTGGCCGGTCGTTATTGAAGAGTTCTCTGCCAAGCACGGCACCCCGCCAGGACGCGGCGCGATGGTGTTGGGCATGGGGTCCCTGGGCGTCCGGCAGCTGAACGCACGGTCGGATCTGGACCTTATCGTGATCTACGACTCAGGCGATGTGGACGCGAGTGACGGCCGCCGCCCCCTGCCCGCCCGCACCTACTACGCGCGGCTGACGCAGGCGCTGGTGACGGCCCTTTCCGCGCCCACTGCCGAGGGACGGCTTTATGAGGTCGACATGCGTCTGCGCCCCTCCGGCAAACAGGGTCCGGTCGCGACGCCCCTGTCAGGCTTCACCGCCTACCAGCAGGGAGAGGCCTGGACCTGGGAGCATCTGGCCCTGACACGCGGACGCGCGGTGGCCGGAGAGCAAGCGGTCATGGACGACGTGGAAGCGGTGCGATGCAAGGTGATCGAGGGCGCGCGCGATGCGGCGGTTACGCGCGACGACACGCGCGCGATGCTGGAACGGCTGCGGGGCGCCAAGGGCGGCGACGCGTGGGACCTGAAGGCCGGGCCGGGGCGCCTGACAGAGATCGAACTGGTCGCCGCGATGCTGGGATTACTGGCGGGATCGGCCGAACGTGCGCCGACGGTGCAAATAGCGGATGGCCTCGATGCCGGATTAATCACGTCGGCACATGCCGAAGCCTTGACCAGCGCCCATCGTGGTTTGTCAGATGTTCATGGTGCGCTGCGCCTATTGACCGAGAAAACGCTGGACCCGGAAGCTTTGGGCGCGTCGGGTGAGGCTATGCTCTTGCGCGCGGCGGACGCGGCGCACATGTCGGAACTGGCCGAACGCATCGACGCGTGGAGCAAGGCCGCGGATGCGGCGATCTCAGAGGTGCTGAATGCAGAAGTCTGAACCGGATGACCCCAAGGGCCTGATCGCCGAGAGTTTTCGCATCGACGGCATAACTCAGTCTGACTGTCGCACGATCTTTCTGGACTGGGCGCTGTCGCTGCCCGCCGATGCAGACCCCGACCG
Protein-coding sequences here:
- a CDS encoding glutamine-synthetase adenylyltransferase, whose product is MSLTARITATPHSIDADRADEALSALGDLPDAARDLIRGVAGCSPYLKHLLEMQADWLRPALETSPEDTLDAILTEAQQAPDADLSTALRQAKARTALLAALCDCGGVWALEDVTSALTRLADVAADRAWRREIAVEVTRKRLPETTRDAGGFVALAMGKMGAFELNYSSDVDLICLFDETAYSPDDVGTARAALVKASQRACQLLSQTDAHGYVFRTDLRLRPDPSVTPVCLGMVAAERYYESLGRTWERAAHIKARPCAGDLEAGDAYLDRLRPFVWRRHLDYAAIQDAHDMRLRIRDHKGLGGPIRLQGHDMKLGRGGIREIEFFTQTRQIIAGGRDLSLRVRGTVEGLSKLTDAGWIERNVTQALTDAYRAHRQVEHRIQMVDDRQTHTLPDDDEGMARIAAFLGRDLTDFQRETKARLEEVSALTEDFFAPSAPPMRTGPDLTPDQKRIVEGWRGVPALRSERALDIFDRIKPALLERLLKGARPDQALLHFDGFLRGLPAGVQLFSLFEAKPELLALIADMAGTTQEMASYLSRNAAVLDAVIGGSFFAPWPGAEALETELTARMARDADYERQLDTARRWARDHHFRIGVHHLRGLIDGAAAGAQYTDLADAALRALWPVVIEEFSAKHGTPPGRGAMVLGMGSLGVRQLNARSDLDLIVIYDSGDVDASDGRRPLPARTYYARLTQALVTALSAPTAEGRLYEVDMRLRPSGKQGPVATPLSGFTAYQQGEAWTWEHLALTRGRAVAGEQAVMDDVEAVRCKVIEGARDAAVTRDDTRAMLERLRGAKGGDAWDLKAGPGRLTEIELVAAMLGLLAGSAERAPTVQIADGLDAGLITSAHAEALTSAHRGLSDVHGALRLLTEKTLDPEALGASGEAMLLRAADAAHMSELAERIDAWSKAADAAISEVLNAEV